Proteins encoded by one window of Streptomyces clavuligerus:
- a CDS encoding GH92 family glycosyl hydrolase — translation MKARLRHRWIPGRTGSAARTAAALAAVLLTVTAPSAAVALPESPAELPSRAGEFNTSFETTERQPDWRNSVDLASDGQKRSSGVHGGFSTGIPGNVTDRVKEVRASGEHEGAGETKENLVDLEPTTKWLEFAATSWIEFDTDAPVRVSAYALTSANDEEKRDPRDWTLKGSADGREWTVLDTRAEERFEQRHQTRTFTVGEPGQVPAYAHYRLEITRNNGAPLTQLADVQFSNGDTSAPVPDDMRSLVDRGPTGSPTAKPKAGFTGLRALRYAGTHRAEGRGYSYNRVFDVDLPVGRDTELSYRVYPAMAEGVRDYAATQVAVDLAFTDGTLLSELAARDSHGGRLSPQGQGEAKRLYVNQWNQVRSLVGEVAAGRTVDRILVAYDSARGPARFQGWIDDITLRPKPPERRPERLSDYASTTRGTNSAFWFSRGNTFPATAVPHGFNFWTPVTRADSTDWLYEYQRGNNAANLPTVKAFSASHEPSPWMGDRQTFQLMPSAAPGTPETDRERRALAFRHENETARPHYYDVTFENGLRAELAPTDHAATMRFTYPGDDASVVFDNVTQQGGLTLDAASASFSGFSDVRSGLSTGATRLFVHGVFDAPVTGSASEGVRGHFRFDAGADRTVVLRIATSLISVDQARKNLADEIPPGTPFEEVKERAQDAWDALLGRVEVEGATEDQRVTLYSSLYRLYLYPNSGFENTGTKERPRYRYASPFSPMTGPDTPTHTGAKIVDGTVYVNNGFWDTYRTTWPAYSFLTPRKAGELIEGFVQQYRDGGWISRWSSPGYADLMTGTSSDVAFADAYVKGVRGFDAKAAYEAALKNATVVPPAPGVGRKGMTTSPFTGYASTATHEGLSWSLEGHLNDYGISRMARALYERTGEKRYREEAEYFAERARNYVTLFDRQAGFFQGRDPKGQWRVPSASYDPRIWGYDYTETNGWGYAFTAPQDSRGLANLYGGRAELGRKLDTYFATPETASPEFKGSYSGVIHEMTEARDVRMGMYGHSNQVAHHVTYMYNAASQPWKTQEKVREVLSRLYTGSEIGQGYHGDEDNGEQSAWYLFSALGFYPLVMGSGEYAIGSPLFRKVTVKLDGGRELVVKAPRNSARNIYVQGLKVNGKPWHSTALPHGVVARGGTLEFAMGPEPSAWGTGKGAAPVSLTRDDRVPEPRRDAVTGAGELFDDSSATSGELTAGAVELPVPAGTRAVQYTLTSADRASAPTGWVLQGSQDGTVWRDLDRRSQERFTWDRQTRVFSVPRPGTYPRYRLVPEGGGGARLAEIELLA, via the coding sequence GTGAAGGCCAGGCTCAGACACCGGTGGATTCCCGGACGAACCGGGAGCGCCGCCCGCACGGCCGCCGCACTGGCGGCGGTGCTCCTCACGGTGACGGCACCGTCGGCCGCCGTCGCCCTTCCCGAAAGCCCCGCCGAACTCCCCTCCCGCGCGGGGGAATTCAACACTTCTTTCGAAACGACTGAGCGACAGCCCGACTGGCGCAATTCCGTGGACCTCGCATCAGATGGACAGAAAAGGTCTTCCGGCGTCCATGGCGGCTTCTCCACCGGAATTCCGGGCAATGTCACCGACCGCGTGAAAGAGGTCCGCGCCAGCGGGGAACACGAGGGCGCCGGGGAGACGAAGGAGAATCTCGTCGACCTCGAACCGACCACGAAATGGCTGGAATTCGCCGCCACATCCTGGATCGAGTTCGACACCGACGCCCCGGTACGAGTCTCCGCGTACGCCCTGACCTCCGCCAACGACGAGGAGAAGCGGGACCCCCGGGACTGGACCCTCAAGGGCTCGGCCGACGGCCGGGAGTGGACCGTTCTGGACACCCGCGCCGAGGAGCGGTTCGAGCAGCGCCACCAGACCCGGACCTTCACCGTCGGCGAGCCGGGGCAGGTGCCCGCGTACGCGCACTACCGGCTGGAGATCACCCGCAACAACGGGGCGCCCCTGACCCAGCTCGCCGATGTGCAGTTCTCGAACGGCGACACCTCGGCGCCCGTCCCCGACGACATGCGCTCCCTGGTGGACCGGGGCCCCACCGGCTCCCCCACGGCCAAGCCGAAGGCGGGCTTCACCGGGCTGCGGGCGCTGCGCTACGCCGGTACCCACCGGGCCGAGGGCCGCGGTTACTCGTACAACCGCGTCTTCGACGTCGATCTCCCGGTGGGCCGGGACACCGAGCTGTCCTACCGGGTGTATCCGGCCATGGCCGAGGGCGTGAGGGACTACGCGGCCACCCAGGTCGCGGTGGATCTCGCCTTCACCGACGGCACCCTGCTGAGCGAACTGGCGGCACGGGACTCCCACGGCGGGCGGCTGAGCCCCCAGGGGCAGGGCGAGGCCAAGCGGCTCTACGTCAACCAGTGGAACCAGGTCCGCTCCCTCGTGGGCGAGGTCGCGGCGGGCCGCACCGTGGACCGGATTCTGGTGGCCTACGACTCGGCGCGCGGCCCGGCGCGGTTCCAGGGCTGGATCGACGACATCACCCTGCGGCCGAAGCCGCCCGAGCGGCGCCCGGAGCGGCTCTCCGACTACGCGTCCACCACCCGGGGCACCAACTCCGCGTTCTGGTTCTCCCGCGGCAACACCTTCCCCGCGACGGCCGTCCCCCACGGCTTCAACTTCTGGACCCCGGTCACCCGCGCCGACTCGACGGACTGGCTCTACGAGTACCAGCGCGGCAACAACGCGGCCAATCTGCCCACCGTCAAGGCGTTCAGCGCCAGCCATGAGCCGAGCCCCTGGATGGGCGACCGGCAGACCTTCCAGCTCATGCCGTCGGCGGCGCCCGGCACCCCGGAGACCGACCGGGAGCGGCGGGCACTGGCGTTCCGGCACGAGAACGAGACCGCGCGTCCGCACTACTACGACGTCACCTTCGAGAACGGGCTGCGGGCCGAGCTGGCCCCGACCGACCACGCGGCGACGATGCGGTTCACCTACCCCGGGGACGACGCGAGCGTCGTGTTCGACAACGTCACCCAGCAGGGCGGACTCACCCTCGACGCGGCGAGCGCCTCGTTCAGCGGCTTCTCGGACGTCAGGAGCGGGCTGTCCACGGGCGCCACCCGGCTCTTCGTCCACGGGGTCTTCGACGCCCCCGTCACCGGCTCCGCTTCCGAGGGCGTGCGCGGCCACTTCCGCTTCGACGCGGGCGCGGACCGCACCGTCGTGCTGCGCATCGCCACCTCCCTGATCAGCGTCGACCAGGCGCGGAAGAACCTGGCCGACGAGATCCCGCCGGGCACCCCCTTCGAGGAGGTCAAGGAGCGGGCCCAGGACGCCTGGGACGCGCTGCTCGGCCGGGTCGAGGTCGAGGGCGCCACCGAGGACCAGCGGGTGACGCTGTACTCCAGCCTCTACCGGCTCTACCTCTATCCGAACTCCGGCTTCGAGAACACCGGGACGAAGGAGCGTCCGCGCTACCGGTACGCGAGCCCGTTCTCCCCGATGACCGGCCCCGACACTCCCACCCATACCGGTGCGAAGATCGTCGACGGCACGGTCTACGTCAACAACGGCTTCTGGGACACCTACCGCACCACCTGGCCCGCGTACTCCTTCCTCACCCCGAGGAAGGCGGGCGAGCTGATCGAGGGCTTCGTCCAGCAGTACCGGGACGGCGGCTGGATCTCCCGCTGGTCCTCCCCCGGCTACGCGGATCTGATGACCGGTACCAGCTCGGACGTGGCGTTCGCGGACGCCTATGTCAAGGGGGTGCGCGGCTTTGACGCGAAAGCGGCATACGAAGCGGCCCTGAAGAACGCCACCGTCGTCCCGCCCGCGCCGGGCGTGGGCCGCAAGGGCATGACGACCTCCCCGTTCACGGGCTACGCCTCCACCGCGACCCATGAGGGCCTGTCCTGGTCCCTGGAGGGCCATCTCAACGACTACGGCATCTCCCGGATGGCGCGGGCGCTGTACGAGCGGACCGGCGAGAAGCGCTACCGCGAGGAGGCCGAGTACTTCGCCGAGCGCGCCCGGAACTACGTCACCCTCTTCGACCGGCAGGCCGGGTTCTTCCAGGGCCGCGACCCGAAGGGCCAGTGGCGGGTCCCGAGCGCGTCGTACGACCCGCGGATCTGGGGGTACGACTACACCGAGACCAACGGCTGGGGGTACGCCTTCACCGCGCCCCAGGACAGCCGGGGCCTGGCCAACCTCTACGGCGGCCGGGCGGAGCTCGGCCGGAAGCTGGACACCTACTTCGCCACACCGGAGACCGCGTCCCCGGAGTTCAAGGGCTCCTACAGCGGGGTCATCCATGAGATGACGGAGGCCCGGGATGTGCGGATGGGCATGTACGGGCACTCCAACCAGGTCGCCCACCACGTCACCTATATGTACAACGCGGCCTCGCAGCCCTGGAAGACCCAGGAGAAGGTGCGCGAGGTGCTGTCCCGGCTCTACACCGGCAGCGAGATCGGGCAGGGCTACCACGGCGACGAGGACAACGGCGAGCAGTCGGCGTGGTACCTCTTCTCCGCGCTGGGCTTCTACCCCCTGGTCATGGGCAGCGGGGAGTACGCGATCGGCTCGCCGCTCTTCCGGAAGGTGACGGTGAAGCTGGACGGGGGCCGTGAGCTGGTCGTGAAGGCCCCGCGCAACAGCGCGCGGAACATCTATGTCCAGGGGCTGAAGGTGAACGGCAAGCCATGGCACTCCACCGCCCTGCCGCACGGCGTCGTCGCGCGCGGCGGCACACTGGAGTTCGCGATGGGGCCCGAGCCGTCCGCCTGGGGGACGGGGAAGGGCGCGGCGCCGGTCTCCCTCACCCGGGACGACCGGGTGCCCGAGCCCCGGCGGGACGCCGTCACGGGCGCGGGCGAGCTGTTCGACGACTCCTCGGCCACCTCCGGTGAGCTGACCGCCGGGGCCGTGGAGCTGCCGGTGCCCGCCGGGACGCGCGCGGTCCAGTACACCCTCACCTCGGCGGACCGGGCGAGCGCGCCCACCGGCTGGGTGCTCCAGGGCTCACAGGACGGCACGGTGTGGCGGGACCTCGACCGGCGGTCGCAGGAGCGCTTCACCTGGGACCGGCAGACGCGGGTCTTCTCGGTGCCGCGGCCGGGGACGTATCCGCGGTACCGGCTGGTGCCCGAGGGCGGCGGCGGGGCACGGCTGGCCGAGATCGAACTGCTCGCGTGA
- a CDS encoding rhodanese-like domain-containing protein, producing MTTTAPNPVLRGGLATPAEAAAHFRASLRFHADVSDVATALAAGDGGGAGFVLLDSRSPDSWEQGHIPGAVHLPTALIPERAGELLDPSVPVVTYCWGPGCNGATRAALALAGLGYRVKEMLGGFEYWVREGFGYETGQGPARRAADPLTAPVAGVCGC from the coding sequence GTGACCACGACCGCCCCGAACCCCGTGCTGCGCGGCGGCCTCGCGACGCCCGCCGAGGCAGCCGCCCACTTCCGCGCCTCGCTCCGCTTCCACGCCGATGTGTCCGACGTCGCGACCGCCCTCGCCGCCGGGGACGGTGGCGGCGCCGGGTTCGTGCTCCTCGACTCCCGCTCCCCCGACTCCTGGGAGCAGGGGCACATCCCCGGCGCGGTCCACCTGCCCACCGCGCTCATCCCCGAACGCGCCGGGGAGCTGCTCGATCCGTCGGTGCCCGTCGTCACCTACTGCTGGGGGCCGGGCTGCAACGGTGCCACCCGTGCCGCGCTCGCCCTCGCCGGACTCGGCTACCGGGTCAAGGAGATGCTCGGCGGATTCGAGTACTGGGTGCGCGAGGGCTTCGGGTACGAGACCGGACAGGGGCCCGCGCGCCGCGCCGCCGACCCGCTGACCGCCCCGGTGGCGGGCGTCTGCGGCTGCTGA
- a CDS encoding Lrp/AsnC family transcriptional regulator, which produces MTTISLDAIDWRILDVLQADGRASFADLARAVAMSASAVTERVRRLEEAGVISGYAAVVDPDKVGLTILAFVRLRYPNGNYRPFHDLVAAMPEILEAHHVTGDDCFVIKVAARSMRHLEEVSGRIGALGSVTTSVVYSSPLPRRAVGR; this is translated from the coding sequence ATGACCACGATTTCCCTGGACGCCATCGACTGGCGCATCCTCGACGTCCTCCAGGCCGACGGCCGGGCCAGCTTCGCCGACCTCGCGCGCGCCGTCGCCATGTCGGCCAGCGCGGTCACCGAGCGGGTGCGCCGACTGGAGGAGGCCGGGGTCATCAGCGGCTACGCGGCGGTCGTGGACCCGGACAAGGTGGGGCTGACGATCCTGGCGTTCGTCCGGCTGCGCTACCCGAACGGCAACTACAGGCCCTTCCACGACCTGGTCGCGGCGATGCCGGAGATCCTGGAGGCCCACCATGTGACGGGCGACGACTGCTTCGTCATCAAGGTCGCGGCGCGTTCCATGCGCCATCTGGAGGAGGTCTCCGGCCGGATCGGAGCCCTGGGTTCCGTGACGACCAGCGTCGTGTACTCGTCCCCGCTGCCCCGGCGCGCGGTCGGCCGCTGA
- the acnA gene encoding aconitate hydratase AcnA, protein MSANSFDARSTLRVGDESYEIFKLDKVEGSARLPYSLKVLLENLLRTEDGANITADHIRALGGWDSQAQPSQEIQFTPARVIMQDFTGVPCVVDLATMREAVKELGGDPAKINPLAPAELVIDHSVIADKFGTKDAFGQNVELEYGRNKERYQFLRWGQTAFDEFKVVPPGTGIVHQVNIEHLARTVMVRNGQAYPDTLVGTDSHTTMVNGLGVLGWGVGGIEAEAAMLGQPVSMLIPRVVGFKLTGELTPGTTATDLVLTITEMLRKHGVVGKFVEFYGEGVAATSLANRATIGNMSPEFGSTAAIFPIDGETLNYLRLTGRSQQQVALVEAYAKEQGLWLDPTAEPDFSEKLELDLSTVVPSIAGPKRPQDRIVLANAAEQFALDVRNYVADDEEAGKESFPASDAPASSDGVPTKPTLVTAPDGSTYEIDHGAVTVAAITSCTNTSNPYVMVAAALVAKKAVEKGLTRKPWVKTTLAPGSKVVTDYFDKAGLTPYLDKVGFNLVGYGCTTCIGNSGPLPEEVSKAVNEADLAVTSVLSGNRNFEGRINPDVKMNYLASPPLVVAYALAGSMKVDITREALGIDTEGNPVYLKDIWPTEAEVNDVVANAIGEDMFAKSYQDVFAGDAQWQALPIPTGNTFEWDTESTYVRKPPYFEGMEMEPAPVQDIAGARVLAKLGDSVTTDHISPAGAIKADTPAGQYLTEHGVERRDFNSYGSRRGNHEVMIRGTFANIRLRNQIAPGTEGGFTRDFTQAATADAAPVSFIYDASRNYIEQGIPLVILAGKEYGSGSSRDWAAKGTALLGVKAVIAESYERIHRSNLIGMGVLPLQFPEGASAQSLGLTGEETFSFTGVTELNEGTTPRTVKVTTDTGVEFDAVVRIDTPGEADYYRNGGIMQYVLRNLIRG, encoded by the coding sequence GTGTCGGCGAACAGCTTCGACGCCCGCAGCACGCTGCGCGTGGGCGACGAGTCTTACGAGATCTTCAAGCTGGACAAGGTCGAGGGCTCCGCACGCCTCCCGTACAGCCTGAAGGTGCTCCTGGAGAACCTGCTCCGCACCGAGGACGGCGCGAACATCACCGCCGACCACATCCGGGCGCTCGGCGGCTGGGACTCCCAGGCGCAGCCCAGCCAGGAGATCCAGTTCACGCCGGCCCGCGTGATCATGCAGGACTTCACCGGTGTCCCCTGTGTCGTGGACCTCGCGACCATGCGTGAGGCCGTGAAGGAGCTGGGCGGCGACCCGGCGAAGATCAACCCGCTGGCCCCGGCCGAGCTGGTCATCGACCACTCCGTCATCGCCGACAAGTTCGGCACGAAGGACGCCTTCGGCCAGAACGTCGAGCTGGAGTACGGCCGCAACAAGGAGCGCTACCAGTTCCTGCGCTGGGGCCAGACCGCGTTCGACGAGTTCAAGGTCGTCCCGCCCGGCACCGGCATCGTCCACCAGGTCAACATCGAGCACCTGGCCCGCACGGTCATGGTCCGGAACGGCCAGGCGTACCCGGACACCCTCGTCGGCACCGACTCGCACACCACCATGGTCAACGGCCTCGGTGTGCTCGGCTGGGGCGTCGGCGGCATCGAGGCCGAGGCCGCGATGCTCGGCCAGCCGGTCTCCATGCTCATCCCGCGTGTCGTCGGCTTCAAGCTGACCGGTGAGCTGACCCCCGGCACCACCGCCACCGACCTGGTGCTCACCATCACCGAGATGCTGCGCAAGCACGGCGTCGTCGGCAAGTTCGTCGAGTTCTACGGTGAGGGCGTGGCCGCCACCTCGCTCGCCAACCGCGCCACCATCGGCAATATGTCGCCCGAGTTCGGCTCCACCGCCGCGATCTTCCCGATCGACGGCGAGACCCTGAACTACCTGCGTCTGACGGGCCGCTCCCAGCAGCAGGTCGCGCTGGTCGAGGCGTACGCCAAGGAGCAGGGCCTCTGGCTGGACCCGACCGCCGAGCCCGACTTCTCCGAGAAGCTGGAGCTGGACCTCTCCACGGTCGTCCCCTCCATCGCCGGTCCCAAGCGCCCGCAGGACCGCATCGTCCTCGCGAACGCCGCCGAGCAGTTCGCCCTGGACGTCCGCAACTACGTCGCGGACGACGAGGAGGCGGGCAAGGAGTCCTTCCCGGCCTCGGACGCCCCGGCGAGCAGCGACGGCGTGCCCACCAAGCCGACCCTGGTGACCGCCCCCGACGGCTCCACCTACGAGATCGACCACGGCGCCGTCACCGTCGCCGCGATCACCTCCTGCACCAACACCTCCAACCCGTATGTCATGGTCGCCGCCGCCCTGGTGGCCAAGAAGGCGGTGGAGAAGGGCCTCACCCGCAAGCCGTGGGTGAAGACCACGCTCGCCCCGGGCTCCAAGGTCGTCACCGACTACTTCGACAAGGCGGGGCTCACCCCCTACCTGGACAAGGTCGGCTTCAACCTGGTCGGCTACGGCTGCACCACCTGCATCGGCAACTCCGGCCCGCTGCCGGAGGAGGTCTCCAAGGCGGTCAACGAGGCCGACCTCGCCGTGACCTCGGTGCTCTCCGGCAACCGCAACTTCGAGGGCCGGATCAACCCCGACGTCAAGATGAACTACCTGGCCTCCCCGCCGCTGGTCGTCGCCTACGCCCTCGCGGGCTCCATGAAGGTGGACATCACCCGCGAGGCGCTGGGCATCGACACCGAGGGCAACCCGGTCTACCTCAAGGACATCTGGCCCACCGAGGCCGAGGTCAACGACGTCGTGGCCAACGCCATCGGCGAGGACATGTTCGCCAAGTCCTACCAGGACGTGTTCGCCGGTGACGCCCAGTGGCAGGCGCTGCCGATCCCGACCGGCAACACCTTCGAGTGGGACACCGAGTCCACCTACGTCCGCAAGCCCCCGTACTTCGAGGGCATGGAGATGGAGCCGGCGCCGGTCCAGGACATCGCGGGCGCCCGCGTCCTGGCCAAGCTGGGCGACTCGGTCACCACCGACCACATCTCCCCGGCCGGTGCGATCAAGGCCGACACCCCGGCGGGCCAGTACCTCACGGAGCACGGCGTGGAGCGCCGCGACTTCAACTCCTACGGCTCCCGCCGAGGCAACCACGAGGTCATGATCCGCGGTACGTTCGCCAACATCCGGCTGCGGAACCAGATCGCCCCGGGCACCGAGGGCGGCTTCACCCGCGACTTCACCCAGGCCGCAACTGCTGACGCGGCTCCGGTGTCGTTCATCTACGACGCCTCCCGCAACTACATCGAGCAGGGCATCCCGCTGGTGATCCTCGCGGGCAAGGAGTACGGCTCCGGCTCCTCCCGCGACTGGGCCGCCAAGGGCACCGCGCTGCTCGGTGTGAAGGCCGTCATCGCCGAGTCCTACGAGCGCATCCACCGCTCCAACCTCATCGGCATGGGTGTGCTGCCGCTCCAGTTCCCGGAGGGCGCCTCCGCCCAGTCCCTGGGGCTGACCGGCGAGGAGACCTTCTCCTTCACCGGTGTCACCGAGCTGAACGAGGGCACCACGCCGCGCACGGTCAAGGTCACCACCGACACCGGTGTGGAGTTCGACGCGGTCGTCCGCATCGACACCCCCGGTGAGGCGGACTACTACCGCAACGGCGGCATCATGCAGTACGTCCTGCGGAACCTGATCCGCGGCTGA
- the ngcE gene encoding N-acetylglucosamine/diacetylchitobiose ABC transporter substrate-binding protein has protein sequence MGSTSAHTNEGLGRRDLVKRSAALGLVTVPAMGFLSACATGGGGGDDKKSAAPTGEVTEKNPLGVKEGAALEAFIFKGGLGDQYAKDAEADYKATYKADVKHTGTQEIGPKLTPRFAGGTPPDVIDNSGANHLDMNRLSSQGQLQDLAALLDAASLDDPAKKIRDVIHPSTLEKGKHGDTFDVLYYAFTIYGTWYSQKLLDDKGWAYPKSFDEMLKLCAEIKKDGIAPWTYPGKYPYYVHFNLFAQIAKIGGMPAWIEIDNLEPNAWTKSDAVRQVVEFYEELAAKKYFLEGSQGLTHIQSQTAWTKNRAAFIPNGSWLENEAAPTTPKDFGMAVGALFDGSGDKMPNGSLRGEPSEPYIVAAKGKNPRGGMELLRIMLSKKHAQNFATKVKSLTCVMDATTGMSLSPGLASASEKFKAAGNNLITIQLQEWYPALTDDKIGGLTGQLLTGDLKAADWIKKTQAEADKVAKDSAVTKFKRTA, from the coding sequence ATGGGATCGACCTCCGCCCACACCAATGAGGGCCTTGGCCGCCGTGATCTGGTCAAGCGCTCCGCCGCGCTCGGCCTGGTCACCGTGCCCGCGATGGGCTTTCTCTCCGCCTGCGCCACCGGTGGTGGTGGCGGCGACGACAAGAAGAGCGCCGCACCCACCGGTGAGGTCACGGAGAAGAATCCGCTCGGCGTGAAGGAGGGCGCCGCGCTGGAGGCGTTCATCTTCAAGGGCGGCCTGGGCGACCAGTACGCCAAGGACGCCGAGGCCGACTACAAGGCCACCTACAAGGCCGACGTCAAGCACACCGGCACCCAGGAGATCGGCCCGAAGCTCACGCCGCGCTTCGCGGGCGGCACCCCGCCGGACGTCATCGACAACTCCGGCGCCAACCACCTGGACATGAACCGGCTCTCCAGCCAGGGCCAGCTCCAGGACCTCGCCGCGCTGCTCGACGCCGCCTCGCTGGACGACCCGGCCAAGAAGATCCGGGACGTCATCCACCCGAGCACCCTGGAGAAGGGCAAGCACGGCGACACGTTCGACGTCCTCTACTACGCCTTCACCATCTACGGCACCTGGTACTCGCAGAAGCTCCTCGACGACAAGGGCTGGGCCTACCCCAAGTCCTTCGACGAGATGCTCAAGCTCTGCGCGGAGATCAAGAAGGACGGCATCGCGCCCTGGACGTACCCGGGCAAGTATCCCTACTACGTTCACTTCAACCTCTTCGCCCAGATCGCCAAGATCGGCGGCATGCCGGCCTGGATCGAGATCGACAACCTGGAACCCAACGCGTGGACCAAGAGCGACGCGGTCCGCCAGGTCGTCGAGTTCTACGAGGAGCTGGCCGCCAAGAAGTACTTCCTGGAGGGCAGCCAGGGGCTCACCCACATCCAGTCCCAGACCGCCTGGACGAAGAACCGGGCCGCCTTCATCCCCAACGGGTCCTGGCTGGAGAACGAGGCCGCCCCCACCACGCCGAAGGACTTCGGGATGGCCGTCGGCGCCCTCTTCGACGGCTCCGGGGACAAGATGCCCAACGGCTCCCTGCGCGGCGAGCCCAGCGAGCCCTACATCGTCGCCGCCAAGGGCAAGAACCCGCGCGGCGGCATGGAGCTGCTGCGCATCATGCTCTCCAAGAAGCACGCGCAGAACTTCGCCACCAAGGTCAAGTCGCTGACCTGCGTCATGGACGCCACCACGGGGATGAGCCTCTCCCCGGGCCTGGCCTCCGCGAGTGAGAAGTTCAAGGCCGCGGGGAACAACCTCATCACCATCCAGCTCCAGGAGTGGTACCCCGCGCTCACCGACGACAAGATCGGCGGACTCACCGGCCAGCTCCTCACCGGTGATCTGAAGGCCGCCGACTGGATCAAGAAGACCCAGGCGGAGGCGGACAAGGTGGCCAAGGACAGCGCGGTCACCAAGTTCAAGCGCACCGCCTGA
- a CDS encoding carbohydrate ABC transporter permease yields the protein MQHGKYRFIVGFLALPLILYGMFLISPFIQAFQISMTDWSGLSGTANFVGLDNFERLWESDDFWNALRNNVYMLVVVPVVTLGLGLFFAFMLNVGGKRRKNEVVTGVSGSKVYKFVFFFPQVISVTIVAVIWFNIYNPDPNDGMLNALLGAVGLDSLQNAWLGEKSVALWCISAVMVWGHVGFYVVLFSAAMASIPRDIYEAALLDGANRFHTFFRITLPLLWDSVQTGWVYMGIIALDAFALVQIMSVGPGGPDGATDVMPLRLYQTAFRDSQFGYASAMGIAMLVVTMTFALLTMRFARRERIEF from the coding sequence ATGCAACACGGCAAATACCGATTCATCGTGGGCTTCCTGGCCCTACCGCTGATCCTCTACGGCATGTTCCTCATATCGCCGTTCATCCAGGCGTTCCAGATCTCGATGACCGACTGGTCGGGTCTGTCGGGCACCGCGAACTTCGTGGGCCTCGACAACTTCGAACGGCTCTGGGAGAGCGACGACTTCTGGAACGCCCTGCGCAACAACGTCTATATGCTGGTGGTGGTCCCGGTCGTCACCCTGGGACTGGGGCTCTTCTTCGCCTTCATGCTCAACGTGGGCGGAAAGCGGCGCAAGAACGAGGTCGTCACCGGCGTCTCCGGGTCGAAGGTCTACAAGTTCGTCTTCTTCTTCCCGCAGGTCATCTCGGTCACCATCGTCGCGGTCATCTGGTTCAACATCTACAACCCCGACCCGAACGACGGCATGCTCAACGCCCTGCTGGGGGCGGTGGGCCTGGACTCCCTCCAGAACGCCTGGCTGGGGGAGAAGTCGGTCGCCCTGTGGTGCATCAGCGCCGTCATGGTCTGGGGCCACGTCGGCTTCTATGTGGTGCTGTTCTCGGCGGCCATGGCCTCCATCCCCCGGGACATCTACGAGGCCGCGCTGCTCGACGGCGCCAACCGCTTCCACACCTTCTTCCGGATCACCCTCCCGCTGCTGTGGGACTCGGTGCAGACCGGCTGGGTCTATATGGGCATCATCGCGCTCGACGCCTTCGCCCTGGTCCAGATCATGTCGGTGGGCCCGGGCGGACCGGACGGCGCAACCGATGTCATGCCGCTGCGCCTGTACCAGACCGCTTTCCGGGACAGCCAGTTCGGCTACGCCTCCGCGATGGGTATCGCGATGCTGGTGGTCACGATGACGTTCGCCCTGCTCACCATGCGCTTCGCGCGGCGTGAGCGGATCGAGTTCTAG